The Geomonas ferrireducens genome includes a window with the following:
- a CDS encoding aldo/keto reductase, which translates to MKKVVLNNGVEMPILGFGVFQVPDSVECERSVCDALEAGYRLIDTAAAYMNEEAVGNALRKCSVTREELFVTTKLWVQDAGYDSTKQAFERSLNKLQLDYLDLYLIHQPFGDVYGSWRAMEELYRAGKIRAIGISNFHPDRVMDLVVHNSVIPAINQIETHPFCQQVETQKFLEENRIQIESWGPFAEGKNDLFANELLRSIGEKYGKSIAQVVLRWLIQRGVVSIPKSVHPHRIRENFDVFNFELSVEDMAAIATLDQKQSSFFDHRDPVMVKWLGERKLDL; encoded by the coding sequence ATGAAAAAAGTTGTTCTGAATAACGGCGTAGAAATGCCTATCTTGGGCTTTGGCGTTTTTCAGGTGCCCGACTCAGTGGAGTGTGAGCGGAGCGTCTGCGATGCCCTCGAGGCGGGGTACCGACTGATAGACACTGCGGCTGCGTACATGAACGAGGAAGCTGTCGGCAATGCGCTCAGGAAATGCAGCGTTACCAGAGAGGAGCTTTTCGTAACAACAAAGCTGTGGGTTCAAGATGCTGGTTACGATAGCACCAAGCAGGCTTTTGAAAGATCTCTCAACAAGCTGCAGCTCGATTACCTGGACCTCTATCTGATCCATCAGCCCTTTGGCGACGTCTACGGCTCGTGGCGGGCAATGGAAGAACTCTACCGGGCCGGAAAAATCAGGGCTATTGGTATCAGCAACTTTCACCCGGACCGGGTCATGGACCTCGTCGTCCACAACTCGGTGATACCTGCCATTAACCAGATCGAAACCCACCCGTTTTGCCAGCAGGTCGAGACCCAAAAGTTCCTGGAGGAGAACCGCATCCAGATCGAATCTTGGGGGCCATTTGCAGAGGGGAAGAACGATCTGTTCGCCAACGAGCTGTTGAGGTCCATCGGCGAGAAATACGGCAAAAGTATCGCGCAGGTTGTACTTCGCTGGCTGATCCAGCGTGGCGTAGTCTCAATCCCAAAGTCGGTGCACCCTCACCGCATCCGGGAAAACTTCGATGTGTTCAATTTTGAACTCAGCGTCGAGGACATGGCGGCAATCGCGACCCTGGACCAGAAACAGAGCAGCTTCTTCGATCACCGCGACCCTGTGATGGTCAAGTGGTTGGGTGAACGAAAACTCGATCTCTAA
- a CDS encoding multidrug effflux MFS transporter, whose product MEDVDQLDLWVDSEVSVFEEPRPGWYVLGVLSLLMGFASISTDLYLPAMPLMTSSLHADTGMIEWTISGYLVGFSFGQLLWGPLSDRYGRRLAIGSGLILFVLGSIGCALSNDVLTLIGWRVVQALGACASVALSRAMVRDLYQGTKAAQMLSTLITVMAVMPLVGPLLGGQIVSMSGWRAIFWCLVAVGLFTLGALCTIPETLPLSSRNKDPLGKALLSYFELLQNRRLLGYLGAGGFLYAGMFAYVAGTPFVYISYYHFPARLYGLLFGMGIIGIMGANIVNRWLIGRFGYDRILVVGAIAASASGIWAGFAAHSGLGGLWGLVMPLFLFASTTGLIVANSITGALADFPQRAGAVSALTGAVQYGSGIFGSGLVGLWADGTPWPLGLVVVLSGVGCLLSIVLLLPSRK is encoded by the coding sequence ATGGAAGACGTGGATCAACTTGATTTGTGGGTGGATAGCGAGGTTTCAGTTTTTGAGGAACCCAGACCGGGATGGTATGTGCTCGGCGTGCTCAGCCTTTTGATGGGTTTCGCATCTATATCGACTGACCTTTACCTACCCGCCATGCCGTTGATGACTAGCTCCCTGCACGCCGATACCGGGATGATAGAGTGGACCATTTCTGGATATCTGGTCGGATTCAGCTTTGGGCAGTTGTTGTGGGGGCCGCTCAGCGACCGCTACGGTCGTCGCTTGGCTATCGGCAGCGGGTTGATCCTGTTCGTGCTCGGCTCAATTGGTTGTGCACTCTCCAACGATGTCCTGACGTTGATCGGATGGCGGGTGGTGCAGGCGTTGGGCGCCTGTGCAAGTGTTGCTCTTTCCCGTGCCATGGTGCGTGATCTTTACCAGGGGACTAAAGCCGCTCAGATGCTGTCCACGCTGATTACGGTGATGGCCGTCATGCCCCTGGTAGGACCCCTGTTGGGCGGGCAGATTGTTTCGATGTCGGGTTGGCGCGCGATCTTCTGGTGCTTGGTTGCAGTCGGGCTCTTTACCCTTGGGGCGCTTTGCACCATCCCCGAAACCCTGCCCCTAAGCAGCCGCAACAAAGATCCGCTCGGTAAGGCGCTTCTCAGCTATTTTGAGCTGCTGCAGAATCGCAGGCTGCTTGGGTATTTGGGAGCGGGTGGCTTTCTGTATGCCGGTATGTTCGCCTACGTTGCGGGCACACCCTTTGTCTACATAAGCTACTACCATTTCCCTGCTCGCCTGTATGGTCTGCTGTTTGGCATGGGGATCATCGGTATAATGGGGGCCAACATCGTGAACCGGTGGCTGATTGGGCGCTTCGGCTATGACCGGATTCTCGTGGTGGGAGCCATTGCGGCCTCAGCCTCTGGCATATGGGCCGGGTTCGCCGCGCACAGCGGTCTGGGAGGGCTTTGGGGACTCGTGATGCCGTTGTTTCTGTTCGCTTCCACGACGGGACTCATTGTCGCCAACTCTATCACCGGCGCACTGGCCGATTTCCCACAGCGGGCCGGCGCCGTCTCGGCATTGACGGGTGCTGTTCAGTACGGAAGTGGCATCTTTGGTTCTGGACTCGTTGGACTGTGGGCGGACGGCACTCCCTGGCCGCTGGGGCTGGTCGTTGTGCTGAGCGGCGTCGGCTGCCTGTTGTCGATTGTGTTGCTGTTACCCTCTAGAAAATGA
- a CDS encoding flavodoxin family protein: MKAIAINGSPRPGGNTEILLKKTLEPLEAAGWETEYLRIGGKPLRGCIACMKCVEKQNGKCAIETDGMNEVIEKMFAADAIILGSPTYFADVTSELKALIDRAGFVALANGGAFSGKIGAAVVAVRRGGGTHVFDTINHMFLTSSMIVPGSLYWNLGVGCAKEEVHEDAEAIQNMEHLGQTIAWLARGTAAASAAAPFPKVAVELH, translated from the coding sequence ATGAAAGCAATTGCGATAAACGGCAGCCCCAGACCGGGCGGCAATACAGAAATCCTGCTCAAGAAGACTCTTGAGCCGTTAGAAGCCGCCGGCTGGGAGACTGAGTACCTGCGTATCGGCGGGAAGCCCCTTAGGGGCTGTATAGCCTGCATGAAGTGCGTTGAGAAACAGAACGGCAAGTGCGCCATAGAAACCGACGGCATGAACGAGGTGATCGAAAAGATGTTCGCCGCCGATGCGATCATACTTGGCTCGCCGACTTACTTCGCCGATGTCACCTCCGAACTGAAGGCCCTGATTGATCGGGCAGGCTTCGTTGCCTTGGCTAATGGCGGCGCCTTCAGCGGCAAGATCGGTGCTGCAGTGGTGGCGGTGCGCCGCGGTGGGGGGACGCACGTTTTCGACACCATCAACCACATGTTCCTCACCTCATCGATGATCGTGCCTGGCTCCCTCTACTGGAATCTCGGCGTGGGCTGTGCCAAGGAAGAGGTGCATGAAGACGCAGAGGCTATTCAAAATATGGAGCATCTCGGCCAGACCATCGCCTGGCTTGCCAGGGGCACTGCGGCAGCCTCTGCCGCTGCTCCTTTCCCGAAAGTTGCAGTTGAGCTGCATTAG
- a CDS encoding iron-containing alcohol dehydrogenase, with amino-acid sequence MNNFVYSIPTTAYFGKGQIQVLGETIKNHGGSKVLLAYGGGSIKQNGIYEVILEQFRKASLAHVELSGIQPNPRIESVEAGIRVYSESGCDFILAVGGGSTLDACKAIAAGVKYHGPVTDLFVDESGISSKIAAVAPLATILTMAGTGSELDMGGVITVGDDHKKKVVLHPLLNPKFSILDPEYTYTVPEYHSMAGVADIFCHLMEQYFTPEAATTVQDRMNEGVMKAVLEEAPKILANPKNYDARANIMWASSMALAGFQFVLGKPGFPFPLHGMGHELSSRYDMTHGVTLALLTPAWMRHTMTTAPEHLPVFAKFARNVMDVREADDAKAAEEGVRKLEAFYSVIKMPANLREAGVKEEDLEMMAAKAVENGKLGILTSIGKEEALQIMQMAF; translated from the coding sequence ATGAATAACTTCGTTTACAGTATTCCCACCACGGCTTATTTCGGAAAGGGCCAAATCCAGGTCCTCGGTGAAACTATCAAGAACCATGGCGGATCCAAGGTTCTGTTGGCGTATGGCGGCGGGAGCATTAAGCAAAACGGCATCTACGAGGTGATTCTTGAGCAGTTCCGCAAGGCCAGCCTCGCACATGTGGAACTGAGCGGGATCCAACCCAACCCGAGGATCGAAAGCGTCGAGGCAGGGATTCGGGTCTACAGTGAAAGTGGCTGTGACTTCATCCTGGCAGTAGGGGGCGGGTCGACCCTGGACGCCTGCAAGGCCATCGCTGCCGGCGTGAAATACCATGGCCCCGTGACGGATCTTTTCGTCGATGAATCGGGCATCTCGTCAAAGATCGCTGCCGTTGCTCCGCTGGCGACTATCCTGACCATGGCGGGAACTGGGTCGGAACTGGATATGGGGGGTGTCATCACCGTTGGCGACGATCACAAGAAAAAGGTCGTCCTGCATCCTCTACTCAATCCCAAGTTTTCCATCCTTGACCCCGAGTACACCTATACCGTGCCTGAATATCATTCGATGGCCGGAGTCGCCGATATCTTCTGCCACCTGATGGAGCAATACTTTACTCCTGAGGCCGCGACGACCGTTCAGGATCGCATGAACGAGGGGGTCATGAAGGCGGTTCTGGAGGAGGCACCGAAGATCCTTGCTAACCCGAAGAATTACGACGCCCGTGCCAACATCATGTGGGCCAGTTCTATGGCCTTGGCTGGATTCCAGTTTGTGCTCGGTAAGCCTGGATTTCCCTTCCCGCTGCACGGGATGGGGCACGAGCTTTCCAGCAGGTACGACATGACCCATGGTGTCACTCTTGCGCTGCTGACGCCAGCCTGGATGCGTCATACCATGACTACAGCTCCGGAGCACCTGCCAGTCTTCGCAAAGTTCGCCCGCAATGTGATGGATGTCCGTGAAGCTGACGATGCTAAAGCGGCAGAAGAAGGCGTTAGAAAGCTCGAAGCCTTTTATTCCGTCATCAAGATGCCGGCGAACCTGCGCGAGGCAGGGGTAAAGGAAGAAGACCTTGAGATGATGGCAGCCAAAGCTGTGGAAAACGGGAAACTGGGCATACTGACATCGATTGGTAAGGAAGAGGCGCTTCAAATCATGCAGATGGCATTCTAA
- a CDS encoding SDR family oxidoreductase codes for MKNVIVVIGAGLIGQAIARRVGAGKHVLLADLRQGNVEVAAKVLSDAGFEVSTATVDVSSRASVHALVETATAIGAIAGVVHAAGVSPTQAAPETILKVDLYGTALVLEEFGRVIAPGGAGIVIASQSGHRLPALSPEQNKALATTPTEELLALPMLQLDVVTDPLNAYQLSKRGNSLRVMAEAVRWGKRGARVNTISPGIICTPLAKDELAGPRGPGYRRMIELSAAGRIGTPDEVGAVAALLMGPEGTFITGSDFLMDGGVTAAYWYGELAPK; via the coding sequence ATGAAGAACGTCATCGTAGTCATTGGTGCTGGATTGATCGGTCAAGCTATCGCTCGGCGGGTTGGCGCAGGCAAACACGTCCTGCTGGCAGATTTGCGGCAGGGAAATGTTGAGGTTGCAGCGAAAGTCCTAAGCGATGCCGGTTTCGAGGTGAGCACCGCAACCGTTGACGTTTCGTCTCGTGCTTCGGTCCACGCACTTGTCGAAACTGCAACAGCGATTGGCGCTATAGCCGGAGTCGTTCATGCTGCAGGTGTGTCCCCTACGCAGGCGGCTCCGGAGACGATCCTGAAGGTTGATCTCTATGGCACCGCACTGGTGCTCGAAGAATTCGGCCGTGTCATCGCCCCTGGCGGAGCGGGCATTGTGATAGCCTCTCAGTCGGGACACCGCCTTCCAGCACTGTCGCCTGAACAGAACAAGGCTCTGGCAACTACACCGACCGAAGAATTGCTCGCCTTGCCCATGCTTCAGCTAGATGTGGTGACCGACCCGCTTAATGCTTATCAGTTATCTAAACGCGGTAATTCGCTACGGGTTATGGCAGAGGCGGTGCGATGGGGCAAACGTGGTGCGCGGGTCAACACCATTAGCCCCGGCATTATCTGCACACCTCTTGCTAAGGACGAATTGGCCGGCCCCCGCGGCCCCGGGTACAGGCGCATGATCGAACTTTCCGCGGCTGGGCGTATCGGCACTCCGGACGAGGTGGGCGCCGTCGCAGCCCTGCTGATGGGACCGGAGGGTACGTTCATCACCGGCAGCGATTTTCTCATGGATGGCGGTGTAACCGCTGCTTACTGGTACGGCGAACTAGCTCCAAAGTGA
- a CDS encoding aldo/keto reductase — protein MKTRKLGNNGLEVSAIGMGCMNLSFGTGKAVDISEGVQVIRAGYEKGITFFDTAEAYGPFTNEELVGQALEPFRKKVIIATKFGMISEEGCLNSRPEHIKKVLEASLKRLRTDYIDLFYQHRVDPNVPIEDVAGAVKELIQEGKVKYFGLSEAGADTIRRAHAVQPVAAVQNQYSIWTREPEKEVLPVCEELGIGFVPWGPLGTGFLTGAITPDTKFDSATDLRASFPRFTHEALKANMPLVEMLNDIARSKGASTVQIALAWLLAQKPFIVPIPGMDKLEYIEDNIKSADLALTAADLKEIEERLAGISIQGDRLSKELLSLSEE, from the coding sequence ATGAAAACGCGAAAATTGGGCAACAATGGACTTGAAGTTTCCGCTATTGGCATGGGGTGCATGAACCTCAGCTTTGGTACCGGGAAAGCGGTAGATATCAGCGAAGGAGTTCAGGTCATTCGTGCTGGATACGAAAAAGGCATCACCTTCTTTGATACTGCAGAGGCGTACGGCCCTTTCACCAATGAGGAGTTGGTTGGTCAGGCCCTGGAGCCCTTCCGGAAGAAGGTCATCATTGCCACGAAGTTTGGCATGATCTCCGAGGAGGGCTGCCTCAATAGTCGGCCCGAGCATATCAAAAAAGTCCTTGAAGCTTCCCTGAAACGGCTGAGAACGGACTATATCGACTTGTTTTACCAACACCGGGTCGACCCCAACGTCCCAATCGAGGATGTTGCCGGTGCGGTAAAAGAGCTGATACAGGAAGGAAAAGTCAAATACTTCGGGCTTTCTGAGGCGGGAGCAGACACCATCCGCCGCGCTCATGCTGTTCAACCGGTGGCCGCGGTCCAAAATCAGTACTCGATCTGGACCAGAGAACCGGAGAAGGAGGTGCTGCCGGTTTGTGAAGAGCTGGGAATTGGGTTTGTCCCCTGGGGCCCCCTTGGGACAGGCTTCCTGACAGGAGCCATTACTCCGGACACCAAATTCGACAGCGCAACAGATCTCAGGGCTTCTTTCCCGCGTTTCACCCATGAAGCGCTTAAGGCCAACATGCCTCTGGTTGAAATGTTGAACGACATTGCCCGCAGCAAAGGCGCGTCCACAGTGCAGATCGCCTTGGCTTGGCTGCTGGCTCAAAAGCCGTTCATCGTGCCCATTCCCGGGATGGACAAGCTTGAATACATCGAAGACAACATCAAGTCGGCTGATCTGGCGCTGACTGCGGCCGACCTGAAGGAGATAGAAGAGCGGCTCGCCGGCATCTCCATTCAAGGAGATCGGCTTTCCAAGGAGTTGCTGTCACTCTCAGAGGAGTAA
- a CDS encoding AraC family transcriptional regulator — protein sequence MEKKMESLNDTIARWTEHGEQHTTAIPGLALFRRQEPSEPVSGIYEPSVCVVTQGAKVVQFGEESLVYDAEHYLITAVHIPTLVRVTEASPEKPYLGLRLKLDLREVSQLMLDSNLPKPRAQQTSRGMATGEVTPQLIGAFERLLALLDDPMDIPIMTPVIQREIVYRLLTGDQGERLRQIASTGSQSSQIARAIDWLKGNFSSPLRIEDLASKVNMSTSTFHHHFRTLTAMSPLQYQKMLRLNEARRLMLAERLDATTAAFNVGYESASQFSREYGRVFGAPPLRDINRMRQTAAAA from the coding sequence ATGGAAAAGAAGATGGAGTCTTTAAACGATACTATTGCTCGATGGACCGAACATGGCGAGCAGCACACCACTGCGATCCCCGGTCTTGCGCTGTTTAGGCGGCAGGAACCTTCCGAGCCGGTAAGCGGCATCTACGAGCCGAGCGTATGTGTTGTGACTCAAGGAGCAAAGGTGGTCCAGTTTGGTGAAGAGTCTTTGGTCTATGACGCCGAGCACTACCTGATCACGGCTGTTCATATACCGACGCTGGTTAGGGTAACCGAGGCGAGCCCTGAAAAGCCCTACCTTGGACTCAGGCTGAAACTCGACTTGCGGGAGGTCTCACAACTGATGCTCGACTCCAACCTCCCTAAACCGCGTGCTCAACAAACCAGTCGTGGTATGGCGACCGGTGAGGTCACGCCGCAACTGATCGGGGCCTTTGAGCGATTGCTTGCTTTGCTTGATGATCCTATGGATATCCCCATTATGACCCCAGTCATCCAGAGGGAGATCGTCTATCGCCTCCTGACGGGGGATCAGGGAGAGCGGTTACGTCAGATTGCTTCAACTGGCAGCCAGAGCAGTCAGATAGCCCGGGCGATCGACTGGCTGAAGGGGAATTTCAGCAGCCCATTACGAATCGAAGATTTGGCGAGCAAAGTCAACATGAGCACTTCGACTTTCCACCATCATTTCCGTACCCTAACTGCCATGAGCCCGCTGCAATACCAGAAAATGCTGCGCCTGAACGAGGCCCGGCGCCTGATGCTGGCCGAGCGACTCGATGCTACAACGGCAGCCTTTAACGTAGGGTACGAGAGTGCTTCGCAGTTTTCCCGGGAGTACGGCCGCGTCTTTGGTGCGCCTCCGCTGAGGGACATTAACCGAATGCGGCAGACCGCTGCAGCAGCATAA
- a CDS encoding flavodoxin, whose amino-acid sequence MDKGKILIAYYSRAGNNYVGGDIVNLAVGNTEVAAQIIQKLTGATVHKIDTLKKYPIDYHETTEVSKKELKQNARPELSSHLEDVSGYEVIYLGFPNWWGTMPMAVLTFLEEHDFSGKTIVPFCTHEGSGMGSSEKDIRRVCPGATVMRGLPIVGGSVRSAEDRIREWIGLPRR is encoded by the coding sequence ATGGACAAAGGAAAAATCTTGATCGCCTACTATTCGCGCGCCGGCAACAATTATGTCGGCGGTGACATCGTCAATCTGGCAGTTGGGAATACCGAGGTTGCCGCTCAGATCATCCAAAAGCTCACCGGTGCCACAGTACATAAAATCGATACGTTAAAAAAATACCCCATTGACTACCACGAGACGACGGAGGTCTCCAAAAAGGAACTAAAACAGAATGCACGTCCGGAACTGTCTTCGCACCTGGAGGATGTTTCGGGGTATGAGGTGATCTACCTCGGGTTTCCAAATTGGTGGGGAACCATGCCAATGGCCGTCCTCACCTTTTTAGAAGAGCATGATTTCTCAGGAAAAACCATCGTGCCATTTTGCACCCACGAAGGTAGTGGAATGGGTAGCAGCGAGAAGGATATTCGGAGGGTTTGCCCCGGTGCAACAGTCATGCGGGGGCTACCCATCGTGGGTGGCTCTGTTCGCTCCGCGGAGGACCGGATCCGGGAATGGATCGGGCTTCCACGCCGCTAG
- the larE gene encoding ATP-dependent sacrificial sulfur transferase LarE yields the protein MLQKYQNLLNNLRTMQRVIVAFSGGVDSTLLLYAAREALGDEVLAVTLAPPYVPQAEVHEARKVADHVGVRHLVVDHPFPEVIRNNPPDHCYLCKHHLFSLLKGMATDLRANDVLEGTNLDDLDDYRPGFKALKELGIKSPLLQAELTKTEVRALLRTFGLHGWDKPAKACLLSRLPVDRRVDEAELRRVEAGETLLARAGFPSARLRSHGAIARIEVAVEEIPALVAASIEQSEGLEEALRSLGYRHVTVDLAGYRMGSMNALPTTP from the coding sequence ATGCTTCAGAAATATCAAAACCTCCTTAACAACCTGCGCACCATGCAACGCGTAATTGTGGCCTTTTCGGGGGGAGTTGACAGCACCCTTTTACTCTATGCTGCTCGTGAGGCCCTTGGCGACGAAGTTCTAGCCGTGACTCTTGCCCCTCCTTACGTTCCCCAAGCCGAGGTCCACGAAGCAAGAAAGGTCGCGGATCACGTGGGAGTCCGGCACCTCGTTGTCGACCACCCCTTCCCTGAGGTGATCCGCAACAACCCGCCTGACCACTGCTACCTGTGCAAGCACCACCTGTTCTCTTTACTCAAGGGAATGGCAACGGACCTTAGGGCCAATGATGTACTGGAAGGGACCAACCTCGACGATCTAGACGATTATCGCCCCGGCTTCAAAGCGCTCAAGGAACTCGGGATCAAAAGTCCACTGTTACAAGCAGAGCTCACCAAAACTGAGGTTCGTGCGCTCCTAAGGACATTCGGGCTCCATGGATGGGATAAACCGGCAAAAGCCTGCCTCTTGTCTCGTTTGCCGGTTGATAGGAGAGTTGACGAGGCTGAACTACGGCGGGTTGAAGCAGGAGAAACTCTGTTGGCACGAGCGGGTTTCCCCTCCGCACGGCTGAGGAGTCACGGAGCTATCGCCCGTATAGAAGTCGCGGTGGAAGAAATTCCTGCACTGGTCGCGGCCTCCATCGAGCAATCTGAGGGACTTGAAGAAGCTCTGAGGAGTCTAGGATACCGTCACGTCACTGTAGATTTGGCAGGTTACCGTATGGGAAGCATGAATGCTCTCCCAACCACACCGTAG
- a CDS encoding DUF362 domain-containing protein, translating to MAKDISRRRFLQNGALALGTVAVCNVPGMRSVFAAQEERAPVFFTQEITPESLVKVYSRINRNISGKVGIKMHTGEPHGPNILPKNIVKALQQTIPNSNLVETNTLYKGKRFTTADHRETIRINGWDFCPVDIMDENGATMLPVRGGKHFKEMSMGKNLLNYDSLVVLTHFKGHASGGYGGSLKNIAIGCADGTIGKKMIHGAPDNVRYELWLKGEPFQENMVESAKATMDHFGKKIVYVNVMRNMSVDCDCAGTSAAPVKAHDLGILASTDLLALEQASIDMVYRLPEAELHDLRERIESRKGLRQLSYMKELRMGNDRYELIRI from the coding sequence ATGGCCAAAGATATTTCTCGTCGTCGGTTCCTACAAAACGGTGCTCTCGCCCTCGGAACAGTTGCCGTTTGCAACGTCCCTGGGATGCGCTCAGTTTTTGCGGCCCAGGAAGAAAGGGCTCCCGTCTTCTTTACTCAAGAGATTACTCCCGAAAGCTTGGTGAAAGTGTATTCCCGGATAAACCGAAATATCTCGGGGAAGGTTGGGATCAAGATGCACACCGGCGAACCGCACGGTCCCAACATCTTGCCTAAAAACATTGTGAAAGCCCTCCAGCAGACCATTCCCAACAGCAATCTTGTCGAGACCAATACCCTCTACAAGGGAAAAAGATTCACCACGGCTGATCATCGAGAAACCATCAGGATCAACGGCTGGGATTTTTGTCCAGTTGACATAATGGACGAGAACGGGGCGACGATGCTCCCGGTGCGTGGAGGAAAGCACTTCAAGGAGATGTCCATGGGCAAAAACCTGCTCAATTACGACTCGCTTGTGGTGCTGACACATTTCAAGGGGCACGCCAGTGGCGGCTACGGCGGTTCTCTCAAGAATATTGCCATAGGTTGCGCTGACGGGACCATCGGCAAGAAAATGATCCATGGTGCCCCTGACAATGTTCGATATGAGCTCTGGCTCAAGGGCGAACCTTTCCAGGAAAACATGGTTGAGTCGGCTAAAGCCACCATGGATCACTTCGGGAAAAAGATTGTGTACGTAAATGTGATGCGCAATATGTCCGTGGACTGTGACTGCGCCGGCACCAGCGCAGCCCCGGTAAAGGCACACGATCTTGGGATCCTGGCATCTACCGACCTACTCGCACTGGAGCAAGCCTCCATCGACATGGTTTACCGGTTGCCTGAGGCTGAACTTCACGACCTCCGGGAACGGATCGAGTCACGTAAAGGCCTACGCCAGTTGTCCTATATGAAAGAATTGCGGATGGGCAATGACCGCTACGAGCTCATCAGGATTTAA
- the larB gene encoding nickel pincer cofactor biosynthesis protein LarB: MNNILFDHGRTARIGLPEAVFCEGKSREALIELLSRFVKGSGQPVLFTRLAHDLFAELPEMIRSGYDYHPLSRTAFGTALPMHPEGKVAVVSAGTADGSVAWEAARTLTYLGIRCDVYEDCGVAGLWRLTERLDEINACDAVIVIAGLDAALLSVMGGLTAKPIFGVPTSVGYGVARQGQAALASMLSSCAPGVGIMNIDNGYGAACAAARIINAL; the protein is encoded by the coding sequence ATGAATAACATTCTCTTCGACCACGGCCGTACTGCCCGCATTGGGCTCCCAGAGGCGGTTTTCTGTGAGGGGAAATCTAGGGAAGCACTCATTGAACTGCTGTCCCGGTTCGTCAAGGGATCAGGACAGCCTGTTCTTTTTACCCGGCTGGCCCACGACTTGTTCGCTGAACTTCCCGAAATGATCAGATCCGGCTACGATTATCACCCCCTTTCGCGCACCGCTTTCGGGACGGCTCTGCCAATGCACCCCGAAGGTAAGGTTGCCGTGGTATCTGCCGGGACAGCCGATGGCTCAGTGGCTTGGGAGGCAGCCCGTACCCTTACCTATCTTGGGATACGCTGCGACGTTTACGAAGACTGCGGAGTCGCCGGCCTGTGGCGACTAACTGAGCGACTGGACGAAATCAACGCTTGCGATGCGGTCATCGTTATTGCCGGGTTGGATGCGGCGCTACTGAGTGTTATGGGTGGGCTCACCGCCAAGCCGATCTTCGGAGTCCCGACGTCGGTCGGGTACGGAGTGGCTCGCCAAGGGCAGGCTGCGCTAGCCAGCATGCTTTCAAGCTGTGCGCCCGGGGTGGGAATCATGAATATCGACAACGGGTACGGAGCGGCCTGCGCCGCGGCAAGGATCATCAACGCATTATGA
- the larC gene encoding nickel pincer cofactor biosynthesis protein LarC, translated as MDRHHNHSHAGEHYHAHLKYGETVLTVRAHSGLSGDMLVAGLMRVAGPSDEEIDRLLAAILPELTGTLRLTKRKVNQVTGWTATVALPEEHQHRSLRDICTVISQSGLTDQAKQLATDAFTLLARAEAAVHDKNPEEVHFHEVGALDSILDICLAAELFTRLAPGRFVVSPLPLADGHVTCAHGVLPVPAPAVLELLEGVSVCRFPGNGETITPTAIALLRAFGAIFGGWPDMRVERRALVYGSHDFPSAPNGAIFAFGPTKQ; from the coding sequence ATGGACCGCCACCATAACCACAGCCATGCAGGAGAGCACTACCATGCCCACTTGAAGTATGGTGAAACAGTCTTGACTGTACGGGCACATTCCGGTCTGTCTGGAGACATGCTGGTGGCGGGACTGATGCGGGTTGCCGGACCTAGCGACGAGGAGATCGATCGACTGCTCGCCGCAATTCTACCTGAGCTGACAGGAACACTACGCCTTACAAAACGGAAGGTAAACCAGGTCACAGGTTGGACTGCTACTGTTGCACTTCCCGAGGAGCATCAGCACCGATCGCTACGCGATATCTGCACCGTCATCTCCCAAAGTGGCCTCACCGATCAGGCAAAGCAGTTGGCCACAGACGCCTTCACGCTGCTAGCTCGAGCCGAGGCTGCGGTCCATGATAAGAATCCGGAGGAGGTGCACTTCCACGAGGTCGGAGCCCTAGATAGTATTCTCGACATCTGCCTGGCCGCGGAGCTGTTCACTCGCCTTGCTCCTGGACGTTTCGTGGTAAGCCCGCTGCCGCTGGCCGACGGTCATGTAACCTGTGCCCACGGCGTGCTGCCTGTTCCTGCTCCCGCAGTTCTTGAGCTGTTGGAAGGCGTTTCTGTTTGTCGATTCCCCGGGAACGGCGAAACCATCACACCCACGGCGATTGCGCTGCTACGAGCATTCGGCGCCATTTTCGGGGGATGGCCCGATATGCGCGTGGAGAGGCGAGCTCTCGTTTACGGCAGCCATGATTTCCCGAGCGCCCCCAATGGGGCAATCTTTGCCTTTGGGCCCACAAAACAATAG